The following is a genomic window from Paenibacillus thiaminolyticus.
CGGCGAATATTGCGGCGCACAGTCCGAGCCGGAAGTCATGAACGCGGGAAGCGGAAGGGAGAGCCATATACCGATGCAACAGTGGAAATTAAAAGATATCGTCATGCTCAGCTCGTTGTCTGTCGTCTTTGCCGTTGTGTATTTGATATTCTTCCAGGTAGGCAATGTCCTGGTCGGCTTCATGGGGCCGATGGGCTATGAGGTCATCTTCGGCATCTGGTTCATCGTGTCGATCATCGCCGCCACGATTCTGCGCAAGCCGGGCGCCGCCGTCATCTCGGAGACGGTGGCCGGCGTCGTCGAGGTGCTGATCGGCAACGCCGTCGGGCCGATCCTGATCGTGTCCGCCCTCATTCAAGGGCTGGGGGCCGAAGCGGCCTTCGCCGCCACCCGCTACCGCAGCTACAGCCTGAAGACGCTGATGCTGGCAGGGGTCGGGGCGGCCCTGTTCAGCTTCGCGTGGGGCTACTTCCGCAGCGGCTTCGGGGCCTACTCCACCGGCCTCGTCATCTCGATGCTGGCCGTCCGCTGCGTCAGCGGGGCGCTCATCGCGGGGCTGCTCGGCCACGGGATCGCGCAGTCGCTGAAGCGGACCGGCGTGCTGCGCAGCTATCCGATCGCGAAGGAAGGCACCCGCGCCGCATGAGCTGCGTGAATGGGAGCTGCATGAATGGAAGCCGCGTGGATGAGCACATGGATGAGCGCGTGGCGGCGATCGAAGCCGAGGGGCTGACGCTCGCCTTCGAGGCGGGCGCGGACCCGATCCTGTCCGGCCTCGACGTCCGCATCGGCGACGGAGAGACGGCGCTGCTGCTCGGGCCGAGCGGCTGCGGCAAAAGCTCGCTTGCCCTCTGCCTGGCCGGGCTGTATCCGCACGCGATCGACAGCGAGGTGCGGGGCCGGGTGCTCGTGTACGGGAAGCCGGTCGCCGAGCGGGCTGCGGGCGACGCCCCTTGGGCGGCCGGCATCGTGTTCCAGGACTTCGAGAGCCAATTCTGCCTGCTGCGGGTCGAGGAGGAGATCGCCTTCTGCCTGGAGAACCTCGGCTGCCCGCGGGAGGAGATGGACGGGCGCATCAGCGGGGCGTTGGCCGCGGTGGACCTCGGCGCCTGGCGCAAGGCGCCGATTCACGAGCTGTCCGGCGGCATGAAGCAGCGGCTGGCGCTCGCCTGCGCGATCGCGATGGAGACGCGCCTGCTCGTGCTCGACGAGCCGACGTCGAATCTTGACCCGGCGGCCCGGCGGCAATTCGCGGCGCTCGTTCGCGAGCTCGCCCGGGCGCGCGGTCTGGCCGTGCTCGTCATCGAGCATCAGCTCGATGAGTGGATCGGCCAGGCGGACCGGCTGCTCGTGATGGACGCCGCCGGCGCCATCGCTTACGACGGGCCGCCCGCCGCGTATTATGCCGGCGCGGTGCCGGAAGCGGCCGGCATCTGGCAGCCGGGCCCGCTCCGGCTGTACCGCGAGCTGCGGCGGCTTGTGCCGGGCGGGGAGCCGCTGGCACAGGCGGCGGTCCTGACGGAGCAGGACCTTGCCGCCGAGCTGGCCCGGTGGAGCGAAGCGGGCCAGGCCAGCGCGCTGCAGGCGCTGACCGCGCCTTCGCCGGCCGGCTGCAGGCCTGCCGGAGACCAGTCTGGCGGCGGAACGGGCGGAGACCAGGCCGGAGGCAGAGCAGGCGGGGTCCGGGCCGGAGGCGCTCCCGAGCCCGGCCCTCTGCTGGAAGCGGATGGCCTGCACTTCCGGCGCGGCGGCCGCCCGGTGGCGGACGGCATCTCCCTGACGCTGCGCGCGGGAGAATGGGTCGCCATCGCCGGGCCGAACGGGGCGGGCAAATCGACGTTCGCCTCGCTGCTGTCCGGGCTGAACGAGCCGGAAGCCGGAACGGTCCGGCTGCAGGGACAACCTCTCGGCGACTATGCGGAGAAGGAGCTCCGGACCTGGATCGGCTACGTCTTCCAAAATCCGGAGCATCAATTCATTACCGATACCGTCGCCGATGAGCTTGCCTTCGGGCTGCGCCAGCAGGGCATCGCGCCGGCCGTGGTCGAGCGGGCGGTTCAGGATGCGCTATGCCGCCTGCGGCTGGAGAATGCCGCGCAGGCGAGCCCGTTCTCGCTCAGCCAGGGCCAGAAGCGGCGGCTGAGCGTCGCTTCGGCACTGACTGATGAGCAGAGGCTGCTCATTCTGGACGAACCGACCTACGGTCAGGACGCCGGCACGACCCGCGAGCTGATGGGCATGCTCGGGGAACGGATCCGGCGGGGGGATGCGGTCATCATGATTACGCATGATATGGAGCTGGCCTGCGCGTATGCAGACCGGATCATCGTCCTCCGGGACGGCCGCGCCGTCTATGACGGCCCGCCCGCCACGCTGTGGTCGGAGCATGCGGAGCTGGCGGCGGACTGCCAGCTGCTGCCGCCGCTCCGCTGCGCGGCCGCTGGCAGGCTGGCCGAACTTATCGCGAGCAGGAGGGAGAAGCATGCTGCGTTTGCAGGATTGGAATCCGAGCATTAAGGGTTTGGCGGTCATCATGTCCGTTATTTTGTTGTCTCTGACCCTAGATCCGATTACGCCGCTGCTGGCGCTGATCTGGACCACAGGGATGACGTTCGTACTTGGCCGCGTGTCCTGGAAGAAATGGCTGCTCGGCTTCGCGCCGTTCCTGATCATGAGTGCCGGGTACGTATGGACGGCGATATTGCTTCCCCGCGCGGGGGCGGACGGATCTTCTGACGTGGTATGGGAGTGGGGATCCTTCTCGGTAACGGCGGCAGTGCTTCATCAAGCGCTGTCGCTCGGGCTGCGGGTGCTCATCTTCTCGGCGCTGTCGCTGCTCTTCATCCTGACGACGGACCCCGTCCGCTTCATGCTGAGTCTGATGCAGCAGTGCAGATTGTCCCCGCAATGGGCGTACGGCATCCTCGCAGGCTACCGCTTCCTCCCTTTCTTCCGGGAGGAGCTGCGGATTCTGCAGCATGCGCACCGCATGCGCGGCATCGAACGGGAGCGCGGCTGGCGGGGCCGGCTGCGCGCCATGAAGCGGTATGCCATCCCGCTGCTCGCCTCCGCCATCCGCAAGTCAGAGCGCGTCGCCGTCGCCATGCTGTCCAAAGGCTTCACCGGCAAGCGGGAGCGCCCCTATTACGTGCAACTTCGGGTGTCCTGGAAGGATTGGCTGCTCCTGCTGCTGCTCATTGGCGGCATCTGCGGATGCTATCTGCTGTCCTGGCACATGGACTCGGTCCGGCTGTACCGGGGGGAACTGTAGCCGCCGACATGAGTTGAGATACGGGATGCCGCCCCGTATCTCCTTCGCTTATCCGGCGGCGAGTCTATCCAAGAAGGGGATGTATCAGTGATGCGATGTTTCCGGGGTCGAGAGTGATTGCACGGAGTCGCGGACAATCAAATTCCCGGGTACGACTTTGATTCCGATGCGGGAAGCCGGATTTTCCATCTTGTATTGGAGTCCTCGAATCGTTTCCTCCGCCATACGCCGGATATCAACCGCGATCGTTGTCAAGCTTGGATTCGTCTGTGTGGCATAAATGTAATTATCGAATCCGACGATGGAGATATCCTCCGGCACGGAAATATGATGTTTGCTCAAAAACGAGATAAAATTATACGCCGTCTCATCGCAGTCGCATACAAAAGCGGTAGGAAGTTCATCTGGAAGAACAAAGTCGGTGAACAGCCGGTCCTCTATATCCCGGTCATCCAAAATCCATTCCTTGCGAATGTCCAGACGATTTTCGGTCATGGCTTTGTAATAACCAAGATAACGGTCAAGAATATTGCCTAGAGCATATATGTTTCCAACATACCCTATATTCTTATGGCCGCATTGAATTAAATAGTTAGTAAGCCGATGCGAGCAGTAGAGATTATCGGAAATAATCGCGTCCACATCATAGCGCCAGTCATAAAAATCAAGGAAGACTAACGGAAGCGAGGTGGACACGAGCTGATCCAGGTAGCCTTTGGGGAAACTCCCCAAGACGACTAAGCCGCCCATCTGCTGGTTCTGCAACAGATTCGGCATACTCGGATTCGACTCGGACACCTTGGTTACGACCTCAAGAAGTGCAGTACAGCCGATGTCGGACAAGCCCTGCACAAGACATTGGTACATATCCCAGTAAAAAGAGTTTTTAATACACATGTAGCGTTCCGATACGACAACTCCGATCACTCGATTCGGGTTGGCGGCGGATTTCCCACTATAGCCCATTTCGGCAGCGGTTTTCATGATTTTCTGCCGCGTCTCCTCACTTACGCCCTCTTTTCCGCTAAGCGCTTTGGACACAGTTACAGTACTGACCTTTAACTGTTGTGCGATATCAGACATGGTTACATTTTTCTTCATAATTAGCGGAAATTCCTTTCTCTGATTTGAATTCGTTCCTGTTCATGGAATGTATTTTACCATATATGAGGCGATTTTGAATCCATAAATTACTTTAATAACCTTCTGCTTCCGGGTAACAACTCCTACCTTTTTTATGAAAAACAAATTAAAAATAAAGTAAGAGCAACCACTTCCGGATTGAAACCGTTTATAGCTATGGACTCTTTCCTCATCTATCATACCTTATCATTAACATTTTTTAAACTGTTTTTACTTAATTATTGACAACGTTTAACCTTAGTAATAAGCTAGTACTTGAAATTACATAGACAAAAATAAACATAAAACGCCTTTTGTTTGATTTTTTAAGCGTTTTCGATAATTATTACTTAAATAATACTAATTTTATAAACATATATTACTTAAAAACAACTTTATGCCAAACAAGTAAATCCATATATTGGTCAACCTATTTCTTCGGAGAATGATCGCTAACCTTAAAGGAGGATATTTTATGAAAGCCCTTGCAAAAAATGGGTACTTGCGGCAGAAAAAAATATTGATACTTGGCTTTACGGTTTTTCCAATCGTGTTTCTATTGACCTTTACGTATTGGCCCATGCTGAATATGGTCTGGTACAGCTTCACAAGCTGGGATGGCATCAGCAACGTCAAGGAATTTGTCGGTCTGGATAACTATGTTCGCGTGCTGAACGACCCTCAATATTTTTCCGTATTCAAAGTCAGTCTCTATTATATTGCAGGCTCCGTGCTCAATTTGTTTCTCTCGTTATTCATTGCTACCATTTTAAATTTCAAGCTCAAGTTCTCTAATTTTTTCAAAGGCGTTCTGTTCTTTCCTTATTTGATTAACGGTGTAGCCGTCGCCATGATCTTTCTGTTTTTCTTTCAGCCGGACGGGGTGCTTGATTCGTTCCTGTCGCTGCTCGGCTTGAACAGTTGGATCCAGCAGTGGCTGGGGAATCCGAACCTGATTAACCCATCCATGGTGTTTGTATCGATGTGGAAAGGACTTGGGTTCGCGATCGTCCTGTATCTGGGCGCGATGCAGTCCATTGACAATAGCGTATACGAGGCGGCAAATGTCGATGGCGCGAATGGGTGGCAAGTGTTCAAATCGATCATTATTCCTTCGATCAAGCCAGTGTTGACCATCCAGATTATATTGTCTGTCAAAGGCGCCTTAAGCGTGTTTGAAATTCCGTTTATTATGACGAACGGGGCCAATGGCAGCATGACATTCGTCATCCAGACGATAAAAACCGGGTTTAACTACAACAAAGTCGGGTTAGCCTCCTCTATGGCGATGATTCTGTTCATCATCATCATCATCATGACCGTGGTGCAAAAATTTATCTTGAAAGAGGAGAAGTAGGAGGATCAACATGCAAAATACACGGACAAAAACAGGTCGTGAGCTTGCCGTCAATGTCATGAAGTATTCAGTGATGATTATTTCTTGTTTGATTATTTTGTTGCCGATCGTCGTCGTTTTTTTCGGTTCCTTTAAGACCCACGCCGAATTTTATGATTCGAATCCACTGGCGCCGCCGGCCAGCTTTCTTAACTTCGACAATTATAAAGCGGTCTTTGTAGAAGGGAAGCTGTTAACCGGCTTTATCAATACGGCCATTATTATGGTCATTTCCTTGACAGGCTCGATTCTATCGGGAACGACGATCGCCTATGTGTTTTCGAGGTTTCAGTTCCGAGGCAAAAAAATACTGCAAAATATGTTTTTGTTTGCCGCACTCGTACCGGGAGTCACGATGCAGGTGACCGTGTTTCAAGTCATTAACCAGCTGGGAGCATTCAATACGCTGATGGCGCCCATCCTGCTGTATATCGGAACGGATATTATGGCGATTTATATCTTTATGCAGTTTATCGACAGCATCTCCAAAGATTTGGACGAGGCCGCATTGATTGAAGGCGCTTCCTATTTCCGCGTGTTTTTCAAAATCATATTGCCTTTGCTCAAGCCGGCTATCGTAACCATCATCATTATTAGCGGCACCACCATTTATAACGATTTCTACACCGCGTTCTTGTATATGCCAAGCGCTGACCTGGCAACGATCTCGACGTCTTTGTTCAACTTCAAAGGGCCGTATGCCTCGTCCTGGGAGATCATTCTGGCCGGCATCATTGTCGTTATGTTCCCGATGTTAATCGTGTTTCTTACCCTGCAAAAGTACATTTACAACGGGTTAACAGCGGGTTCAGTTAAATAAAAATAAGGAAGGGATGGTGAGCGTAATGGCGGTATGCCGCAACCTGATGCCGTCATTGCCAAGGTTATGAAAAAAACTATGATTCTCGCTCTATCCATACTGCTGGCAGGATTCTCAATCGCTGGATGCTCCTCGAGCAAAAACGCGGACGCCAACACAAGCAAATCCTCGATTAGCGGTGACATCGTGGTCATTACCAATGACGCGGGCTCCATTGATACGTTATTCAAAGATTACGAGAAACGATTTAAGGAGAAATATCCCGAAGTCAACTCCGTTAGATTCGAAGCCGTGCAAGATTACGACAATAATATGAGAACGCGAATGTCGACGAAAAACTATGGCGATGTCCTCTATAATCCGAACTTGAGCGCGGACAAGTTCGCTCAGTTCTATGAGCCGCTGGGCACGGTAGAGGACATGAAGCAAAAGTATACCTTCGCCGAACGCGGCGCTTATGACGGACAAGTATATATGCTTCCGGTATCCGGCGACGTAAGCGGAATCATGTACAACAAAAAAGTATTCGAGCAGGCCGGAATTACGGAATGGCCTACTACGGTGGATGAGTTCATGGCCGATATGAGAGCAATCAAGGAAAAAACTTCTGCGATTCCGTACTACAGCAATTACAATGCGGGCTGGCCGCTGTCCCAATGGAAAGGGAACGAGGCAGTCATCGCCAATGATTCTGCTTATCGCAACCAGACGCTCCCGCATGATCCAGAGCCTTTTGCAGCCGGGAAGCCGAACTATATTCTGTATCATGTGTTATACGATCTGACCAAGGAAGGTCTGATCGAAGCGGATCCAACCACTTCTGACTTCGATAAATCATTGCAGATGATTGCCAATGGACAGATCGGCAGCATGGCGCTCGGTTCCTGGGCACTGTCGAATGCACGTTCCTTGGCGGATAATCCGGATGATGTAGGCTTTATGCCATTCCCGAATGCCGACCACAAAGCTATGCTGAACGCCGGCTATGGCATGGCTGTGAATGTCAACAGCAAAAACAAAGCAACCGCGAAGGCGTTTGTGGAATTTTTCATTACCGAGTCAGGCTATGCCGAAGCGCAAGGCAACGTGCCTGGAGTCGTCGGAGGCAAGGTTCCGGAATCCCTCAATGATATGGAAAAGAATAATGTGGAGTTCATGGTAGAGCTGCCTTCCATACAAGGCGAAGAAGGTCTGGTCGAAGAAATTCTGTCTCAGTCTGAAGTTGGTCTGTATGACGAGAAATTCGGACGCCGCATCATCGATACGGCCCTTGGACGTTCTCAAGAAGGCTTTACCTCCTTCGATGACATTGTGAACCGCATGAACCAGGATTGGTCCAATGCGCAAAAAGAGGTTTTCGCGAAGAGAAACATACAATAGACAGGTTGCAAGGCTGCCTGAAGAAGCCTAAGAATGCGTGGATTCCACTGGAATCTTACCGGCTTGCGCTCTTGGAGGCAGCCTTTTGATTTGTCTGACACGAATGACGATCAGAAAGAGGGTTGACCATGTGTAACATATTGATTTTCAGCGATGATGCCTTCCCCGGTTATCGTCCTGTTCCCATCGATCTTCCTCATGCCGTGTCCTGCAGTGCTCAGGAGCTGCGGCATCACCTGACGGAATCCTTCGATGTATTTGTAAATATGCATGGGGCTTATTTCCCGATGGACGCCTTCGAGACGATCGAGCGATTTCTGGAACAGGGGAACGGTTTCCTTCATTTTGGAGATGTCCCTTTTCAGTATCCGGTCATCTGGAACGGAACCGGCTGGGATGTGCAGAAGCAGCAGTGGAGCTATCTTCGCAAGCTCAACATCCACAGCTTCATGAATGTCGGCGCCGAGGAATGCGGGATTGCCGCATATGAGGTGAATCGGATGAATCCGGTCGCGGACTCCCTTATGCCGCTATTGGAGGTTCAAGATACTCGTAATTTGATTATGGTGCCGACCAAAAATAAATATGTTCCCAAGGAATGGGGGTCCGTCGGTTCGATGGATGCCGCCATTTCCCCGCTGGTCAAGGGCCTGACCCAAGACGGAGAGCATTACAGCTCACCGGTGGTCTTGATCGAGAACCGCGCAGGGAAATATCGCGGGGGCCGGTGGATTTGGGTCAATCAGGAGATAAGCACGGAGGACCGGAATAGCTTCGCGCAAGCGGTAACCGATTTAGGAGCATTTGCCGCCAGAGGAGTCAGAGAGATTTTCATCAAGCCTTCCTTCGCTTCTTATCTGCCCGGCGAGAAAGCTAGCGTGACCATCCAAATCGAAAACCCGGCAATGGATGGCGCCTGGCACTGCCACCTTGAATTAATACACGCTGGCGACATAATTGCTTCGGCAGATCGGGAGGTAAGCGGGTCATCCTTTACCCTTACGGATCAAGTACCATTTGACTGCGAGCTGAAGCCTGGCCACTATGAGATATTGATGAGCGCCACCAGCCAGGATGGGGAGCGGAGGCAGTTCAAGCAAGGCTTTTGGGTGAGGGATGACCAGTTGCTAAGCAGCAGCGAGCGAGTGAAATGCGGCACCGACTATTTTATCATCAACGGAAAACCTGCCCCTGTGGTCGGGACAACGTATATGTCCAGCGATTATTCCCGCGCCTTCCTGCAATATCCGAATCCGGGAATCTGGATGGATGATATGAGAGACATGAAGCAACAGGGGATCAACTGGATTCGCACAGGGATGTGGTGCAACTGGAGAAGGTTCATGCTGGATGACGGGCATTTCGATGAATTTATCCTGCGCAGCATTGATGCGTTTATACAATGTGCGGCGGCCCATGGCCTGCAGGTTACCTTTACGTTCTTCACGTTTGTGCCTGAGCCTTGGGAAGGCAGCCACCCTTATTTGGATATACGAAGCCTGGAGGCGCAGAAACGGTTTATTGCCCACATTGTGGGCAGACATCAACATACGACCAATGTGGATTGGGATCTCATCAACGAGCCCTATGTCTCCGATCATCCGTCCCAACGAAGAAGCGATGATGATGTACTGGAGAGAAATGCGTTTCAGGCCTATATGCGCGAGAAGTATCAATCGGTAGAGACCATGGCTGCCGCACTCGATATTCCGATATCGGATGTTCCTGATTTTTCGGCCCTGCCTCTTCCTGAGAGGCAGCATATCAATTTCGATATTACGGACATGGGCGACAGTAAGAACGGGCTGATCTGGCAAGATTATTTGCAGTTCTGCACCCATATGTTCCGCCAATGGACGGAGGAGATGAAGGCGGTTATTACTGCAGTGCAGCCATTGCAGTTGGTGACGGTCGGACAGGATGAGGCGCTCCGGGGCCAACGGCCCACGCCTCTCTTAATTGGCGATTTGCTGGATTATAATGCGCAGCACACCTGGTGGCTGCTTGATGATCTGGTATGGGATACGGTCTTCACGAAGTACTACGGCAAGCCGCTGCTCGTGCAGGAGACGGGCATTATGTACTTGGAAAATGCGGATAACAGCCCGCGCCGGACCGAACGGGAGATCGCTGATTTGCTGGAGAAAAAATTCGCATATGCCTTTGCCACTCGCTGCGCAGGCGTTATCCAGTGGGTCTGGAATACGAACTGCTACTTGCAGAGCGCCAATGAATCGAACATTGGAGCCATTCGTTCGGATGGCAGCAAGAAGCCGGAGATGAAAGTGAGCCGTCAGTTCGCAGAGTTCTTCGCGCAATCTCAGGATTATATCAGTGATATGGCGAAGCAGGAAGAAATCGCGGTTATTTTTCCATTTACGAATGACTTTTCCAACAAAAATTTTGCGCAGCAGGCAACGGCCCAAATCATCAAAGTGTTGGCCTATTACAATAAACAACTGGCCATGGGTGTGAGCGAATATGAACTGGAGCCGCTTCTCGAAGCTCAGCCGAAGCTGATTTTCCTGCCAAGTCCGCATCATATCGACGGAAAGCAATTCGAAAAATTGATGGCCCTTGTTCGTGAGATGGAGACGACCTTGGTGATTACCGGACCGATTTCATTGAACGAATATTTCGCCAAAACCAATCGGGCGCAGGGACTGGTAGGGGATACAAGCTTGGAGCCGCTGTCCCGATTTGAGCGTCTGACATATGCCGACAAGAGCTACGAGCTGTCCTTTGCCCACCATAATGCCGGCAGAGCCTTCAAAGAGAACGGGGCGAATGGCGAGGCGGCCGTGAATATCCCGCTTGGCAAAGGCCGCTTGATCTGGATCCCGCTTCCGATTGAGCTTGCGGAAGAGCCTCATGTTTTGAAAGAGATCTATGCCGATCTGATTCGGGAAGCGCAAGTGACGGAGCCGTTCCAATTGGAAGGCGACAGCTGCGGAATATTCGTGAGCCGCTTGAACTGGCAGGACGGCATCCTCTATACGATTATCAATGAGACCGGAGCAGACCAGACGCTCCGCATTCGAGATCATGTTCTTAATCAGACGTATTCATTAACGGTTGGAAGCAACCGAAGCAGTCTTTTTACGTTGGATAAGGACGGTACGGTCATAGCCAGCTATAAAAATGATTCCATCATACAAGCCAAATAGTGAGAGAGGTAACGAAATGATTAAGCTTGATCTGAACGGAATGTGGAGAATGAAATCTGCTCTGGAGGAGGATTGGATTCCGGCTCAAGTCCCCGGATCTGTTGCTTCTGACTTGCTTCGGGCCGGTCTGATCCCGGATCCCTATTATAAGGAACAGGAATATGAAGTGTTTGGTCATTTTTATAATGACTACGAATATGAACGGGAGTTCTGGGTCGAGCCGTCGTTGCTGGAAGCTGCCGATCAACTCGAGCTGTGCTGCGAAGGTCTCGATACCATCGCTGACATTCACTTGAACGGCGTTCAGCTTGCTCATACCTTCAATATGCACCGCACGTATCGTTTTGCCGTTGATGAATTGATTACGCCAGGACACAACTTACTTCACATTCGCTTTCACTCCCCGGTTCAGTACGTCGAGAGGAAGCAAAAGGAGCTAGCCTTGTGGGCCGCAAACGGCGACTATGTCGTGCAAGGCTTTCCTCATTTGCGCAAAGCCCATCATATGTTCGGCTGGGACTGGGGCCCGAAGCTCCCTGACAGCGGAATCTGGCGTGATATTTACTTGGCTGCTTACGAGAAGGGGCGATTGGACGATGTCTACCTTACGCAGAAGCATCAAGAATCAGGTAGTGTCATGCTGGATATCCGCGTTTCTGTCGAACAATACGGCAATGCGCCGCTTGAGCTGATTACAGAGCTGACTGCGCCGGACGGGAACAGGCTGGTGTCGGATGCGCGTCCCATCGCT
Proteins encoded in this region:
- a CDS encoding ABC transporter ATP-binding protein, whose product is MSCVNGSCMNGSRVDEHMDERVAAIEAEGLTLAFEAGADPILSGLDVRIGDGETALLLGPSGCGKSSLALCLAGLYPHAIDSEVRGRVLVYGKPVAERAAGDAPWAAGIVFQDFESQFCLLRVEEEIAFCLENLGCPREEMDGRISGALAAVDLGAWRKAPIHELSGGMKQRLALACAIAMETRLLVLDEPTSNLDPAARRQFAALVRELARARGLAVLVIEHQLDEWIGQADRLLVMDAAGAIAYDGPPAAYYAGAVPEAAGIWQPGPLRLYRELRRLVPGGEPLAQAAVLTEQDLAAELARWSEAGQASALQALTAPSPAGCRPAGDQSGGGTGGDQAGGRAGGVRAGGAPEPGPLLEADGLHFRRGGRPVADGISLTLRAGEWVAIAGPNGAGKSTFASLLSGLNEPEAGTVRLQGQPLGDYAEKELRTWIGYVFQNPEHQFITDTVADELAFGLRQQGIAPAVVERAVQDALCRLRLENAAQASPFSLSQGQKRRLSVASALTDEQRLLILDEPTYGQDAGTTRELMGMLGERIRRGDAVIMITHDMELACAYADRIIVLRDGRAVYDGPPATLWSEHAELAADCQLLPPLRCAAAGRLAELIASRREKHAAFAGLESEH
- a CDS encoding ECF transporter S component, with the translated sequence MQQWKLKDIVMLSSLSVVFAVVYLIFFQVGNVLVGFMGPMGYEVIFGIWFIVSIIAATILRKPGAAVISETVAGVVEVLIGNAVGPILIVSALIQGLGAEAAFAATRYRSYSLKTLMLAGVGAALFSFAWGYFRSGFGAYSTGLVISMLAVRCVSGALIAGLLGHGIAQSLKRTGVLRSYPIAKEGTRAA
- a CDS encoding energy-coupling factor transporter transmembrane component T family protein — encoded protein: MLRLQDWNPSIKGLAVIMSVILLSLTLDPITPLLALIWTTGMTFVLGRVSWKKWLLGFAPFLIMSAGYVWTAILLPRAGADGSSDVVWEWGSFSVTAAVLHQALSLGLRVLIFSALSLLFILTTDPVRFMLSLMQQCRLSPQWAYGILAGYRFLPFFREELRILQHAHRMRGIERERGWRGRLRAMKRYAIPLLASAIRKSERVAVAMLSKGFTGKRERPYYVQLRVSWKDWLLLLLLIGGICGCYLLSWHMDSVRLYRGEL
- a CDS encoding carbohydrate ABC transporter permease, which encodes MQNTRTKTGRELAVNVMKYSVMIISCLIILLPIVVVFFGSFKTHAEFYDSNPLAPPASFLNFDNYKAVFVEGKLLTGFINTAIIMVISLTGSILSGTTIAYVFSRFQFRGKKILQNMFLFAALVPGVTMQVTVFQVINQLGAFNTLMAPILLYIGTDIMAIYIFMQFIDSISKDLDEAALIEGASYFRVFFKIILPLLKPAIVTIIIISGTTIYNDFYTAFLYMPSADLATISTSLFNFKGPYASSWEIILAGIIVVMFPMLIVFLTLQKYIYNGLTAGSVK
- a CDS encoding LacI family DNA-binding transcriptional regulator; this translates as MKKNVTMSDIAQQLKVSTVTVSKALSGKEGVSEETRQKIMKTAAEMGYSGKSAANPNRVIGVVVSERYMCIKNSFYWDMYQCLVQGLSDIGCTALLEVVTKVSESNPSMPNLLQNQQMGGLVVLGSFPKGYLDQLVSTSLPLVFLDFYDWRYDVDAIISDNLYCSHRLTNYLIQCGHKNIGYVGNIYALGNILDRYLGYYKAMTENRLDIRKEWILDDRDIEDRLFTDFVLPDELPTAFVCDCDETAYNFISFLSKHHISVPEDISIVGFDNYIYATQTNPSLTTIAVDIRRMAEETIRGLQYKMENPASRIGIKVVPGNLIVRDSVQSLSTPETSHH
- a CDS encoding carbohydrate ABC transporter permease, translated to MKALAKNGYLRQKKILILGFTVFPIVFLLTFTYWPMLNMVWYSFTSWDGISNVKEFVGLDNYVRVLNDPQYFSVFKVSLYYIAGSVLNLFLSLFIATILNFKLKFSNFFKGVLFFPYLINGVAVAMIFLFFFQPDGVLDSFLSLLGLNSWIQQWLGNPNLINPSMVFVSMWKGLGFAIVLYLGAMQSIDNSVYEAANVDGANGWQVFKSIIIPSIKPVLTIQIILSVKGALSVFEIPFIMTNGANGSMTFVIQTIKTGFNYNKVGLASSMAMILFIIIIIMTVVQKFILKEEK
- a CDS encoding cellulase family glycosylhydrolase yields the protein MCNILIFSDDAFPGYRPVPIDLPHAVSCSAQELRHHLTESFDVFVNMHGAYFPMDAFETIERFLEQGNGFLHFGDVPFQYPVIWNGTGWDVQKQQWSYLRKLNIHSFMNVGAEECGIAAYEVNRMNPVADSLMPLLEVQDTRNLIMVPTKNKYVPKEWGSVGSMDAAISPLVKGLTQDGEHYSSPVVLIENRAGKYRGGRWIWVNQEISTEDRNSFAQAVTDLGAFAARGVREIFIKPSFASYLPGEKASVTIQIENPAMDGAWHCHLELIHAGDIIASADREVSGSSFTLTDQVPFDCELKPGHYEILMSATSQDGERRQFKQGFWVRDDQLLSSSERVKCGTDYFIINGKPAPVVGTTYMSSDYSRAFLQYPNPGIWMDDMRDMKQQGINWIRTGMWCNWRRFMLDDGHFDEFILRSIDAFIQCAAAHGLQVTFTFFTFVPEPWEGSHPYLDIRSLEAQKRFIAHIVGRHQHTTNVDWDLINEPYVSDHPSQRRSDDDVLERNAFQAYMREKYQSVETMAAALDIPISDVPDFSALPLPERQHINFDITDMGDSKNGLIWQDYLQFCTHMFRQWTEEMKAVITAVQPLQLVTVGQDEALRGQRPTPLLIGDLLDYNAQHTWWLLDDLVWDTVFTKYYGKPLLVQETGIMYLENADNSPRRTEREIADLLEKKFAYAFATRCAGVIQWVWNTNCYLQSANESNIGAIRSDGSKKPEMKVSRQFAEFFAQSQDYISDMAKQEEIAVIFPFTNDFSNKNFAQQATAQIIKVLAYYNKQLAMGVSEYELEPLLEAQPKLIFLPSPHHIDGKQFEKLMALVREMETTLVITGPISLNEYFAKTNRAQGLVGDTSLEPLSRFERLTYADKSYELSFAHHNAGRAFKENGANGEAAVNIPLGKGRLIWIPLPIELAEEPHVLKEIYADLIREAQVTEPFQLEGDSCGIFVSRLNWQDGILYTIINETGADQTLRIRDHVLNQTYSLTVGSNRSSLFTLDKDGTVIASYKNDSIIQAK
- a CDS encoding ABC transporter substrate-binding protein, with amino-acid sequence MPQPDAVIAKVMKKTMILALSILLAGFSIAGCSSSKNADANTSKSSISGDIVVITNDAGSIDTLFKDYEKRFKEKYPEVNSVRFEAVQDYDNNMRTRMSTKNYGDVLYNPNLSADKFAQFYEPLGTVEDMKQKYTFAERGAYDGQVYMLPVSGDVSGIMYNKKVFEQAGITEWPTTVDEFMADMRAIKEKTSAIPYYSNYNAGWPLSQWKGNEAVIANDSAYRNQTLPHDPEPFAAGKPNYILYHVLYDLTKEGLIEADPTTSDFDKSLQMIANGQIGSMALGSWALSNARSLADNPDDVGFMPFPNADHKAMLNAGYGMAVNVNSKNKATAKAFVEFFITESGYAEAQGNVPGVVGGKVPESLNDMEKNNVEFMVELPSIQGEEGLVEEILSQSEVGLYDEKFGRRIIDTALGRSQEGFTSFDDIVNRMNQDWSNAQKEVFAKRNIQ